A single Oncorhynchus tshawytscha isolate Ot180627B linkage group LG01, Otsh_v2.0, whole genome shotgun sequence DNA region contains:
- the LOC112250244 gene encoding insulin-like growth factor-binding protein 1 yields the protein MSGLFLKNVLVAAAVCCSVLVTAVLGSLLGSPVLAQEPIRCAPCAPEKLSECPVVAHGCMEVLSEPGCGCCLVCALMTGELCGIYTAPCGYGLRCTPIPGDLQPLHSLIRSQAVCMPNPEPERSPIPQNPVLITCFTFNHPGNRKTFDPPSAADAQESMKAKVSAIRKKLAEQAPCQVELQRALEKIAESQQKLGDNLTRFYLPNCNKHGLYKAKQCESSLDGQRGRCWCVSSWNGKKIPGSTDLSGDAECS from the exons ATGAGTGGATTATTTCTGAAAAATGTATTGGTGGCAGCAGCGGTATGTTGCTCGGTGCTGGTCACTGCGGTACTGGGGTCTCTGTTGGGGTCCCCGGTGTTAGCTCAAGAGCCGATCCGATGCGCCCCGTGCGCGCCGGAGAAGCTGAGCGAGTGTCCAGTGGTGGCGCACGGCTGTATGGAGGTTCTGAGTGAGCCGGGTTGCGGATGCTGCCTTGTCTGCGCCCTGATGACTGGGGAACTGTGCGGAATCTACACGGCGCCATGCGGTTATGGACTGAGGTGCACCCCAATACCCGGCGACCTCCAGCCGCTGCACTCCCTTATTCGCAGCCAGGCGGTGTGTATGCCGAACCCCGAGCCCGAAAGGAGCCCAATTCCCCAAAACCCAG TGTTAATCACCTGCTTCACGTTCAACCATCCTGGCAACAGAAAGACCTTCGATCCCCCGTCTGCCGCGGACGCGCAGGAGAGCATGAAAGCCAAAGTCAGCGCAATCAGGAAGAAACTGGCGGAGCAA gctCCCTGTCAAGTGGAGTTGCAGAGAGCTCTGGAGAAGATCGCTGAGTCACAGCAGAAGCTAGGAGACAATCTGACCAGGTTCTACCTGCCAAACTGTAACAAACACGGGCTCTACAAAGCCAAACAG TGTGAGTCGTCTCTTGatggacagagaggcaggtgttggtgtgtgtcctcCTGGAATGGAAAGAAGATTCCAGGATCCACTGATCTGTCTGGAGATGCAGAATGTTCTTAA